The Acetobacter sp. DNA window TGGCAGTACGACTGCGTCCGGATGCGTCAGAACCACCACAACCCTGTCATGGATTGTCGTCAGTTCGGCAATCAGGCGATCATGCGCCGGACAAAGATTCAGATCGGGCCGGTCGGCATTTTCGCCGCTGATGCAGGGTGGCGTGGAAGCGAACACGATAACGGTTTCAGCCGTGCGCGCAGCGGCAAGGGCGCTGTCCTGACGTTGTGTGTCATGGTCGCCATTCGCGCTCCAGCCGGGTTCCCAAAGAATGGATACGCCTTCAGGTGCGGTTGCTCGCAGACAGTCCAGCGGGATATCGCATCGGATGGGTCGCACGGCGGCGCTGCCCGCTCCCTGAATCTCAGGCGAAACCGCGCCTGTGCCAATGATCAGCAGCCGTTTGCCGGATTGGGGGGCAAGAGGCAGGATGTCGTTCTGGTTGCTTAGCAGAATGCAGGCCCGGGAGGCGGCTTTACGGGCAAGATCGTGATGGGCCGCGAAATCCGGGCGTGAGACGGGCAGTCTGCGCTGGGCGTCCCCAATCCGCAGAGTGAGTGCGGCGATATGGGTGCAGGCTTCATCCAGCGCTGCGACCGGCACGTTCCCGCTTGAAACGGCGTTTTCAAGCCGTCTCAGGCGGGCGGCATTGAACGGCATGTCCAGATCGTTCCCGGCCGTTACTGCCGCGGGGAGGTCCTGAATGCCATGCCAGTCGGACATGATTGTCCCGTCATAGTGCCAGCGCTTTCGCAGAACACCACGCAGGAGCCAGGGGTTTTGTGATGTCTGTATCCCGTTGAGCCGGTTGTAGGACGTCATGACCGTCCATGGATTGCTTCTGGCGATCGCTCTTTCGAATCCCAGAAGATACAGCTCATGAAGTGCGCGAGGCTCGACAATGGAATCCATGCTGATGCGTTCAACTTCCGAATTGTTGCACGCAAAATGCTTGAGTGACGCCCCTACGCCATGCTCCTGAAGACCACGGATAACGGCCGCCGCCATCTCTCCTGTCAGGATCGGGTCTTCGCTGAAATATTCGAACCCCCGACCCGCCAGCGGTGAGCGCCGCAGGTTGATCCCCGGCCCGAGCAGAATCTGTGCGCCTGCGGCACGGCATTCGATTGCCAGCGCCGTCCCGATTTCATAGGCCAGCGCGATGTCCCAACTGTTGCCCAGAACCGAAAGCGCGGGAAAGCAGGTCGCCGGCACGCTCTTGCCAAGAAGGACGTTGTCGTCCCGGTTTTCCGGATCGTCTGTTGTCTCAACGGCATCAAGAAATGCCCCGAGATCGGCATTCTGGGCGTTCTGGGAAATCTGGTCTGGCACGACACGTAGACCGTTGGAGCCATCGACCATCAGCAGGGATGGTAGTCCCTGTCGGGGCACGCCCGTTGTGCGCCACAGGCCGTTGCCGCAGATCAGGTCGAGCTTTTCTGTGAGCGTCATCTGCGTGACGATCGCGGCCGCTTCGTTCTGGAATGCGTGCGTCATGTCAGATGCTCTGTGGCTCAACGGGTGTCTCCGGCTGGAGGGTGCGCGTCATCTCGGCTTCGGAGGGATAGAGCAGGATGATCAGGATCGAGAGCAGGGCGACACAGGCAGGCACTCCCAGAAAGCCGAATGTGATGAAGGCGCGGGCAGTGTGTGTCTGAGTGGCGGCATGAGGCACATAGCCACCCCACCCCAGTATCGCAGCGGAGAGTGAGCCGCCGATGGCCCAGGCAACCTTTCCTGCGAAGCTGTTTACGGAATAGGCCATGCCGGACGCCGTCACACCTGTCACGGCCGTACCGTAGTCGATGGAATCCGCGACCATGGCGTAGAAAACAGGCAGGGTCATGCCTTGGAAAAAACAGATTAGACCGAAGACCGTTACAAGATAGAAAGCATCATTCGGTCCAAACGCAAACAGCGCCAGACCAATGGCCGACAGGATGTAGGGCAGGACGATCGTCAGTTTCTGTCCGACGCGACCAGCCAGCCAGGGAGAGCAAACTACTCCCAGAACTTTGCTGGCACCCATCATTGAGATGAGCAGTCCCCCGAAATACTGCGGACGATGCAGGACTTCCGTCGCATAATAGAGTGACAGGCCATAGAACGCCGTCAGATTGATATAGAACAGGCTCAGTACGATTGTGACAATCACCCATGCCCGGTTGCGGAAGAGGGAGCCGAGCAGGACCTGAACGGGGCTGTCATTCGCTTCCAGATCATAGCGCTCTCGGCAAGTGAAGACGGGAATGAGCGCCAGCCCTCCGCCCAAGGCCCCCGCAACGGCCATCGCCAGCGGATATCCCAGTTTCTCGTTACCTCCGCCGAACAGGTGCACCATTGGCAGGATGGACGAGCCAACAAGAAACGTCGCAAGCGTTGCGCCCATCATGCGGAAAGTGGACAGGGAAAGACGGTCCTCCCGGTTGCGTGTCATGACATTGGGTAGGAGCCCGTAAGGCACGATGACGAGCGAGAAGAGCACGCCCATCACGAGATACGTGGCATAAGCCCAGGCGAGGCGTCCGCCTGATCCAAGCGGCAGGGGCAGGAAGCAGCAGAATGTCAGGAGGCCGAGCGGTAGTGAAAACCATTTCAGGTAGGGTCGGACACGCCCTCCGAACAGGATACGATGGTCGATCAGATATCCGATGACTGGGTCCACTACGCTATCAACCACGCGTGCCAGCAGCATCAGCAGGGCGACGGAGGTGGCTGAAATGCCGTAAACATTGGTGTAATAGTAGATAAGATAGGCCCCGGTAATTCCGAATAGGGCATTGCCTGCCAGATCGCCGAAGCCGAAGCTCATCCGCTCCCACAGGGCAGGGCGCTGGTCGTTCATCGTGCCGTTCATGCAGCCATCCGGTTGGGGGCGTGGCTGCCTTTCCATCGTTCCGGAAAGGCAGCTTCGGGGAATGTCCGATCCGGACAGGATAACATCAGAAATCTGCCTTCACCCCACCGAAGAATTGGCGGGGAGCGCCTACGACCAGCGACTGGTAGTCGCCTGAAAGTGGGTTGCCACCGTCATCGCCCGTCATGATCAGGTAGCGCGACCCAGTCAGGTTGGTGACGTTAAACGATGCGGTCAGATTTTCCAGACGTCCGATATGGCCGAAATTGTAGCGCGCTCCGAAATTGACCAGCCAATAGGACGGAAGGGACGTGTCGTTCGTGTAGCTGAACGGGCGGCTGCTGGTCCAGAGGGCGTCGATGTTGAAGCTGGCCTTCTTGTAGGTGTATTCCGCCGTCGCCTTGTACATCAGGTCCGGGTAGTTCACGACATGCTTGCCCTTGGTGGCGTAGGTCGTGCCCTGCTGGGTGACGTTGTTGTCGTATGTCGAGTGGTTGTAGCTGATCGAGTTGAAGATCGAGAGGCCACGCATCGGCCGCAGGGTCAGGCCAGCATCCATGCCGTTCATTGTCACGCCGCCAAGGTTCAGCACCGTCGTCTGTGGGTTGGTCTGGCTGCCCTGGACCAGAGCGCCCAGACGGTTCGAGAAGTTCACGTGATAGGCGCTGACCGAGAAATCCACATACCGCTGAGTGAAACGGTAGCCTACCGAATAAGCCCAGCTGGTCTCGGGTTTGACCGAGTTGCGTGACAGGTTGAAGGCGTCCTGCGAGACGGCGAATGGCGATGCGGATAGGTGATAGCCGCTTTCCGGATAGGCGCGCATGTTCTTGGAGATATCGAAATACAGCTCATGATGCGTCAGGAAATGCCAGTCTGCGCTGAAATGCGGCAGGAATGCTCCGAATGTCGTCAGGCCTACGCCACCGGCAAGGGCATTGGTTCCGGTATAGGGCTCGTAATTTCCGGTCTGTGAGACACGGGTTGTGCTCAGCATGGATTTGAAGCCTGCATGGAGCGAAAGGTTTTTGACCGG harbors:
- a CDS encoding beta-glucosidase family protein, with protein sequence MTHAFQNEAAAIVTQMTLTEKLDLICGNGLWRTTGVPRQGLPSLLMVDGSNGLRVVPDQISQNAQNADLGAFLDAVETTDDPENRDDNVLLGKSVPATCFPALSVLGNSWDIALAYEIGTALAIECRAAGAQILLGPGINLRRSPLAGRGFEYFSEDPILTGEMAAAVIRGLQEHGVGASLKHFACNNSEVERISMDSIVEPRALHELYLLGFERAIARSNPWTVMTSYNRLNGIQTSQNPWLLRGVLRKRWHYDGTIMSDWHGIQDLPAAVTAGNDLDMPFNAARLRRLENAVSSGNVPVAALDEACTHIAALTLRIGDAQRRLPVSRPDFAAHHDLARKAASRACILLSNQNDILPLAPQSGKRLLIIGTGAVSPEIQGAGSAAVRPIRCDIPLDCLRATAPEGVSILWEPGWSANGDHDTQRQDSALAAARTAETVIVFASTPPCISGENADRPDLNLCPAHDRLIAELTTIHDRVVVVLTHPDAVVLPWADNVQAILSAGYAGAGFGQAVADLLFGHTNPSGKTSVTWPVRVEDCPAFLGYPGEQGTHLYREGIFVGYRFFDIRRIQPLFPFGHGLSYTSFTYDTLELAEGVDGVAVRFTLSNTGVRAGWEVCQLYLGRAPDPLNRALPHHPLRALKGFATVYLEPGESRVVNMTLDRRDLAYFDTVREDWTVPTGTVSVEIGASSRDIRLSAPLHVTGDARPARWLDLHTPPGQALEVPGVQENLVAWLAEVTGQTIAETETRLAPCSRSFLGIYDTLCWSFGPELDETRLSHILNDANTRSGANPPGHLNALDPS
- a CDS encoding MFS transporter, yielding MNGTMNDQRPALWERMSFGFGDLAGNALFGITGAYLIYYYTNVYGISATSVALLMLLARVVDSVVDPVIGYLIDHRILFGGRVRPYLKWFSLPLGLLTFCCFLPLPLGSGGRLAWAYATYLVMGVLFSLVIVPYGLLPNVMTRNREDRLSLSTFRMMGATLATFLVGSSILPMVHLFGGGNEKLGYPLAMAVAGALGGGLALIPVFTCRERYDLEANDSPVQVLLGSLFRNRAWVIVTIVLSLFYINLTAFYGLSLYYATEVLHRPQYFGGLLISMMGASKVLGVVCSPWLAGRVGQKLTIVLPYILSAIGLALFAFGPNDAFYLVTVFGLICFFQGMTLPVFYAMVADSIDYGTAVTGVTASGMAYSVNSFAGKVAWAIGGSLSAAILGWGGYVPHAATQTHTARAFITFGFLGVPACVALLSILIILLYPSEAEMTRTLQPETPVEPQSI